In Grus americana isolate bGruAme1 chromosome 17, bGruAme1.mat, whole genome shotgun sequence, the following proteins share a genomic window:
- the CASS4 gene encoding cas scaffolding protein family member 4 isoform X4: MKNTLAKALYDNKAECSDELAFRKGDILTVLDQNVIGSEGWWKCSLHGRQGLAPANRLQLLAASQAVLPPPSTPSDSAEPPAGQQNIYQVPSVPKPTVLSSTYEKMEGWVKSPAKVPALPAQAIYQVPALAAQLLSERTRSSTNQHLLTLPRACRASVPNIRSEVYDVPSTQRREALLTQSSATPPTARKGSVPLRSTEGFQDKQKQLYKIPSSPEKAGAVLQTDSPAGQLYDVPPKRETDGSKNESQKKFWGHYNTLPNPRKSEWIYDIPVSPEKPRLKQKPSGHSLENQVLYDIPPARYKALTANTEAKVVNPQLYDIPPTQRKLTFPDIHLYDVPSSRDVLLLPQNGSCDVPPGLLAPKAENQISEGNVYDIPKGLPTASQAKKQMEKTSDSSGDQACSAPPQLSRDAKLEQDRFSVSSVESRSSTLSTSSNSSAESSSTLSSEQPAKAIRLDLDVAIETLTRLQHSVSSSVASLMIFVSSKWRLQEHLEKSIEEIHRAVDHIKVSLGEFLAFAQVIKVNASCLTDNNLQTRIKKQLEILMNSFKILTETREALNNCNWSLEALVLRKPQNNPDDLDRFVMVARTIPDDIKRFASIVIANGKLLFRKHEKEQEMKQSKVNPEYKMAKQITVPRRIEIDSLQRNTPDKSNQSQVSSENPKEHATEDCDYVQLQVLPSARKTAIQSKQDSVKKIALPEHCKLCFSALHKAIGVFTNSLSNNQPPEVFISHSKLIIMVGQKLVDSLCQETQERDARNDILHSSSRFCSLLKNLAVATKNAAIQYPNTGAMRELQDQTEELSKYTQQFRAMME; encoded by the exons CCACCCCGAGCGACTCCGCAGAGCCGCCAGCGGGCCAACAGAACATCTACCAGGTTCCCTCCGTCCCCAAGCCGACCGTGCTGTCGTCTACCTACGAGAAGATGGAGGGGTGGGTTAAATCCCCAGCGAaggtccctgccctgcccgcccaAGCAATATATCAGGTACCTGCCTTGGCTGCACAGCTGCTCAGCGAAAGGACCCGAAGCTCAACGAACCAG cACCTGCTTACTCTCCCGAGAGCATGCCGGGCTTCGGTCCCAAATATCAGGAGTGAAGTGTATGACGTTCCATCCACACAGCGCCGGGAGGCCCTACTCACGCAG AGCAGTGCCACTCCGCCCACCGCACGAAAGGGCTCTGTGCCGCTCAGATCCACCGAGGGTTTCCAGGacaagcagaagcagctttacAAGATCCCATCCAGCCCAGAAAAGGCAGGAGCTGTTCTCCAGACAGACTCACCGGCGGGCCAG CTATATGATGTCCCTCCCAAAAGAGAAACTGATGGTTCAAAAAATGAATCTCAGAAAAAGTTCTGGGGCCATTACAATACCTTGCCAAATCCTCGAAAGTCAGAATGGATTTATGATATTCCAGTATCACCTGAAAAACCACGGTTAAAACAAAAGCCTTCTGGCCATTCCTTGGAGAACCAGGTGCTGTACGATATACCACCAGCCAGGTACAAGGCGCTAACAGCAAACACTGAAGCCAAAGTTGTAAATCCACAATTATACGATATTCCACCAACACAACGGAAATTAACGTTTCCAGATATCCACCTCTACGATGTTCCATCTTCACGGGACGTGCTCCTTTTGCCACAAAACGGTAGCTGTGATGTACCCCCAGGTCTCCTGGCTCCAAAGGCTGAGAATCAGATTTCTGAAGGGAACGTTTATGATATTCCAAAAGGTTTGCCAACTGCTTCGCAGGCCaagaaacagatggaaaaaaccagcGATAGTTCTGGAGACCAAGCATGCAGTGCTCCTCCACAGCTCTCAAGAGATGCCAAATTAGAACAAGACAGGTTTTCTGTTTCTAGTGtggagagcagaagcagcacgCTCTCTACGTCCTCAAACTCTTCTGCCGAGTCTTCTTCTACATTATCGTCAGAACAGCCTGCCAAAGCAATCAGACTGGACCTTGATGTAGCCATAGAGACCCTGACCAGACTGCAGCACAGCGTATCCAGCTCAGTTGCGAGTTTAATGATCTTTGTGAGTAGTAAGTGGAGATTACAAGAGCACCTAGAGAAAAGCATTGAAGAAATCCATAGAGCTGTCGATCACATAAAAGTGTCACTGGGGGAATTTTTGGCCTTTGCTCAAGTCATAAAGGTAAATGCCTCTTGCCTCACTGATAACAACCTTCAGACCAGAATTAAAAAACAGCTAGAAATCCTTATGAACTCATTCAAAATCTTAACAGAAACAAGAGAAGCTCTAAACAACTGCAACTGGTCACTAGAGGCTTTGGTCCTCAGGAAACCTCAGAACAACCCAGATGATCTTGATCGCTTTGTTATGGTAGCCCGCACAATTCCAGATGATATCAAGCGGTTTGCATCCATCGTCATTGCCAATGGAAAGCTTCTCTTCAGAAAGCATGAGAAGGAACAAGAAATGAAGCAATCAAAAGTGAACCCAGAATacaaaatggcaaaacaaaTCACTGTGCCGAGAAGAATAGAAATAGATTCACTTCAAAGAAATACGCCTGACAAATCCAACCAAAGTCAGGTCTCTTCTGAGAACCCAAAAGAGCATGCCACTGAGGACTGTGACTACGTTCAGTTACAG GTTTTGCCATCTGCACGAAAGACTGCAATTCAAAGCAAGCAGGACTCCGTAAAGAAGATCGCTCTCCCAGAACACTGTAAGCTGTGTTTCAGTGCACTTCACAAGGCTATCGGTGTATTTACTAATAGTCTGAGCAACAACCAGCCACCTGAAGTCTTCATATCCCACAGCAAATTGATCATTATGGTGGGACAAAAGCTAGTGGATTCTCTCTGCCAGGAAACTCAAGAAAGAGATGCTCGGAACGACAttctccacagcagcagccgGTTTTGCAGCCTCTTGAAGAATCTCGCTGTCGCCACCAAAAATGCTGCAATACAATATCCAAACACAGGTGCCATGAGGGAACTTCAGGATCAAACCGAGGAGCTGTCGAAGTACACACAGCAGTTTAGAGCAATGATGGAATGA
- the CASS4 gene encoding cas scaffolding protein family member 4 isoform X2 yields the protein MLKPPNTLAKALYDNKAECSDELAFRKGDILTVLDQNVIGSEGWWKCSLHGRQGLAPANRLQLLAASQAVLPPPSTPSDSAEPPAGQQNIYQVPSVPKPTVLSSTYEKMEGWVKSPAKVPALPAQAIYQVPALAAQLLSERTRSSTNQHLLTLPRACRASVPNIRSEVYDVPSTQRREALLTQSSATPPTARKGSVPLRSTEGFQDKQKQLYKIPSSPEKAGAVLQTDSPAGQLYDVPPKRETDGSKNESQKKFWGHYNTLPNPRKSEWIYDIPVSPEKPRLKQKPSGHSLENQVLYDIPPARYKALTANTEAKVVNPQLYDIPPTQRKLTFPDIHLYDVPSSRDVLLLPQNGSCDVPPGLLAPKAENQISEGNVYDIPKGLPTASQAKKQMEKTSDSSGDQACSAPPQLSRDAKLEQDRFSVSSVESRSSTLSTSSNSSAESSSTLSSEQPAKAIRLDLDVAIETLTRLQHSVSSSVASLMIFVSSKWRLQEHLEKSIEEIHRAVDHIKVSLGEFLAFAQVIKVNASCLTDNNLQTRIKKQLEILMNSFKILTETREALNNCNWSLEALVLRKPQNNPDDLDRFVMVARTIPDDIKRFASIVIANGKLLFRKHEKEQEMKQSKVNPEYKMAKQITVPRRIEIDSLQRNTPDKSNQSQVSSENPKEHATEDCDYVQLQVLPSARKTAIQSKQDSVKKIALPEHCKLCFSALHKAIGVFTNSLSNNQPPEVFISHSKLIIMVGQKLVDSLCQETQERDARNDILHSSSRFCSLLKNLAVATKNAAIQYPNTGAMRELQDQTEELSKYTQQFRAMME from the exons CCACCCCGAGCGACTCCGCAGAGCCGCCAGCGGGCCAACAGAACATCTACCAGGTTCCCTCCGTCCCCAAGCCGACCGTGCTGTCGTCTACCTACGAGAAGATGGAGGGGTGGGTTAAATCCCCAGCGAaggtccctgccctgcccgcccaAGCAATATATCAGGTACCTGCCTTGGCTGCACAGCTGCTCAGCGAAAGGACCCGAAGCTCAACGAACCAG cACCTGCTTACTCTCCCGAGAGCATGCCGGGCTTCGGTCCCAAATATCAGGAGTGAAGTGTATGACGTTCCATCCACACAGCGCCGGGAGGCCCTACTCACGCAG AGCAGTGCCACTCCGCCCACCGCACGAAAGGGCTCTGTGCCGCTCAGATCCACCGAGGGTTTCCAGGacaagcagaagcagctttacAAGATCCCATCCAGCCCAGAAAAGGCAGGAGCTGTTCTCCAGACAGACTCACCGGCGGGCCAG CTATATGATGTCCCTCCCAAAAGAGAAACTGATGGTTCAAAAAATGAATCTCAGAAAAAGTTCTGGGGCCATTACAATACCTTGCCAAATCCTCGAAAGTCAGAATGGATTTATGATATTCCAGTATCACCTGAAAAACCACGGTTAAAACAAAAGCCTTCTGGCCATTCCTTGGAGAACCAGGTGCTGTACGATATACCACCAGCCAGGTACAAGGCGCTAACAGCAAACACTGAAGCCAAAGTTGTAAATCCACAATTATACGATATTCCACCAACACAACGGAAATTAACGTTTCCAGATATCCACCTCTACGATGTTCCATCTTCACGGGACGTGCTCCTTTTGCCACAAAACGGTAGCTGTGATGTACCCCCAGGTCTCCTGGCTCCAAAGGCTGAGAATCAGATTTCTGAAGGGAACGTTTATGATATTCCAAAAGGTTTGCCAACTGCTTCGCAGGCCaagaaacagatggaaaaaaccagcGATAGTTCTGGAGACCAAGCATGCAGTGCTCCTCCACAGCTCTCAAGAGATGCCAAATTAGAACAAGACAGGTTTTCTGTTTCTAGTGtggagagcagaagcagcacgCTCTCTACGTCCTCAAACTCTTCTGCCGAGTCTTCTTCTACATTATCGTCAGAACAGCCTGCCAAAGCAATCAGACTGGACCTTGATGTAGCCATAGAGACCCTGACCAGACTGCAGCACAGCGTATCCAGCTCAGTTGCGAGTTTAATGATCTTTGTGAGTAGTAAGTGGAGATTACAAGAGCACCTAGAGAAAAGCATTGAAGAAATCCATAGAGCTGTCGATCACATAAAAGTGTCACTGGGGGAATTTTTGGCCTTTGCTCAAGTCATAAAGGTAAATGCCTCTTGCCTCACTGATAACAACCTTCAGACCAGAATTAAAAAACAGCTAGAAATCCTTATGAACTCATTCAAAATCTTAACAGAAACAAGAGAAGCTCTAAACAACTGCAACTGGTCACTAGAGGCTTTGGTCCTCAGGAAACCTCAGAACAACCCAGATGATCTTGATCGCTTTGTTATGGTAGCCCGCACAATTCCAGATGATATCAAGCGGTTTGCATCCATCGTCATTGCCAATGGAAAGCTTCTCTTCAGAAAGCATGAGAAGGAACAAGAAATGAAGCAATCAAAAGTGAACCCAGAATacaaaatggcaaaacaaaTCACTGTGCCGAGAAGAATAGAAATAGATTCACTTCAAAGAAATACGCCTGACAAATCCAACCAAAGTCAGGTCTCTTCTGAGAACCCAAAAGAGCATGCCACTGAGGACTGTGACTACGTTCAGTTACAG GTTTTGCCATCTGCACGAAAGACTGCAATTCAAAGCAAGCAGGACTCCGTAAAGAAGATCGCTCTCCCAGAACACTGTAAGCTGTGTTTCAGTGCACTTCACAAGGCTATCGGTGTATTTACTAATAGTCTGAGCAACAACCAGCCACCTGAAGTCTTCATATCCCACAGCAAATTGATCATTATGGTGGGACAAAAGCTAGTGGATTCTCTCTGCCAGGAAACTCAAGAAAGAGATGCTCGGAACGACAttctccacagcagcagccgGTTTTGCAGCCTCTTGAAGAATCTCGCTGTCGCCACCAAAAATGCTGCAATACAATATCCAAACACAGGTGCCATGAGGGAACTTCAGGATCAAACCGAGGAGCTGTCGAAGTACACACAGCAGTTTAGAGCAATGATGGAATGA
- the CASS4 gene encoding cas scaffolding protein family member 4 isoform X3: MKVSNTLAKALYDNKAECSDELAFRKGDILTVLDQNVIGSEGWWKCSLHGRQGLAPANRLQLLAASQAVLPPPSTPSDSAEPPAGQQNIYQVPSVPKPTVLSSTYEKMEGWVKSPAKVPALPAQAIYQVPALAAQLLSERTRSSTNQHLLTLPRACRASVPNIRSEVYDVPSTQRREALLTQSSATPPTARKGSVPLRSTEGFQDKQKQLYKIPSSPEKAGAVLQTDSPAGQLYDVPPKRETDGSKNESQKKFWGHYNTLPNPRKSEWIYDIPVSPEKPRLKQKPSGHSLENQVLYDIPPARYKALTANTEAKVVNPQLYDIPPTQRKLTFPDIHLYDVPSSRDVLLLPQNGSCDVPPGLLAPKAENQISEGNVYDIPKGLPTASQAKKQMEKTSDSSGDQACSAPPQLSRDAKLEQDRFSVSSVESRSSTLSTSSNSSAESSSTLSSEQPAKAIRLDLDVAIETLTRLQHSVSSSVASLMIFVSSKWRLQEHLEKSIEEIHRAVDHIKVSLGEFLAFAQVIKVNASCLTDNNLQTRIKKQLEILMNSFKILTETREALNNCNWSLEALVLRKPQNNPDDLDRFVMVARTIPDDIKRFASIVIANGKLLFRKHEKEQEMKQSKVNPEYKMAKQITVPRRIEIDSLQRNTPDKSNQSQVSSENPKEHATEDCDYVQLQVLPSARKTAIQSKQDSVKKIALPEHCKLCFSALHKAIGVFTNSLSNNQPPEVFISHSKLIIMVGQKLVDSLCQETQERDARNDILHSSSRFCSLLKNLAVATKNAAIQYPNTGAMRELQDQTEELSKYTQQFRAMME; encoded by the exons CCACCCCGAGCGACTCCGCAGAGCCGCCAGCGGGCCAACAGAACATCTACCAGGTTCCCTCCGTCCCCAAGCCGACCGTGCTGTCGTCTACCTACGAGAAGATGGAGGGGTGGGTTAAATCCCCAGCGAaggtccctgccctgcccgcccaAGCAATATATCAGGTACCTGCCTTGGCTGCACAGCTGCTCAGCGAAAGGACCCGAAGCTCAACGAACCAG cACCTGCTTACTCTCCCGAGAGCATGCCGGGCTTCGGTCCCAAATATCAGGAGTGAAGTGTATGACGTTCCATCCACACAGCGCCGGGAGGCCCTACTCACGCAG AGCAGTGCCACTCCGCCCACCGCACGAAAGGGCTCTGTGCCGCTCAGATCCACCGAGGGTTTCCAGGacaagcagaagcagctttacAAGATCCCATCCAGCCCAGAAAAGGCAGGAGCTGTTCTCCAGACAGACTCACCGGCGGGCCAG CTATATGATGTCCCTCCCAAAAGAGAAACTGATGGTTCAAAAAATGAATCTCAGAAAAAGTTCTGGGGCCATTACAATACCTTGCCAAATCCTCGAAAGTCAGAATGGATTTATGATATTCCAGTATCACCTGAAAAACCACGGTTAAAACAAAAGCCTTCTGGCCATTCCTTGGAGAACCAGGTGCTGTACGATATACCACCAGCCAGGTACAAGGCGCTAACAGCAAACACTGAAGCCAAAGTTGTAAATCCACAATTATACGATATTCCACCAACACAACGGAAATTAACGTTTCCAGATATCCACCTCTACGATGTTCCATCTTCACGGGACGTGCTCCTTTTGCCACAAAACGGTAGCTGTGATGTACCCCCAGGTCTCCTGGCTCCAAAGGCTGAGAATCAGATTTCTGAAGGGAACGTTTATGATATTCCAAAAGGTTTGCCAACTGCTTCGCAGGCCaagaaacagatggaaaaaaccagcGATAGTTCTGGAGACCAAGCATGCAGTGCTCCTCCACAGCTCTCAAGAGATGCCAAATTAGAACAAGACAGGTTTTCTGTTTCTAGTGtggagagcagaagcagcacgCTCTCTACGTCCTCAAACTCTTCTGCCGAGTCTTCTTCTACATTATCGTCAGAACAGCCTGCCAAAGCAATCAGACTGGACCTTGATGTAGCCATAGAGACCCTGACCAGACTGCAGCACAGCGTATCCAGCTCAGTTGCGAGTTTAATGATCTTTGTGAGTAGTAAGTGGAGATTACAAGAGCACCTAGAGAAAAGCATTGAAGAAATCCATAGAGCTGTCGATCACATAAAAGTGTCACTGGGGGAATTTTTGGCCTTTGCTCAAGTCATAAAGGTAAATGCCTCTTGCCTCACTGATAACAACCTTCAGACCAGAATTAAAAAACAGCTAGAAATCCTTATGAACTCATTCAAAATCTTAACAGAAACAAGAGAAGCTCTAAACAACTGCAACTGGTCACTAGAGGCTTTGGTCCTCAGGAAACCTCAGAACAACCCAGATGATCTTGATCGCTTTGTTATGGTAGCCCGCACAATTCCAGATGATATCAAGCGGTTTGCATCCATCGTCATTGCCAATGGAAAGCTTCTCTTCAGAAAGCATGAGAAGGAACAAGAAATGAAGCAATCAAAAGTGAACCCAGAATacaaaatggcaaaacaaaTCACTGTGCCGAGAAGAATAGAAATAGATTCACTTCAAAGAAATACGCCTGACAAATCCAACCAAAGTCAGGTCTCTTCTGAGAACCCAAAAGAGCATGCCACTGAGGACTGTGACTACGTTCAGTTACAG GTTTTGCCATCTGCACGAAAGACTGCAATTCAAAGCAAGCAGGACTCCGTAAAGAAGATCGCTCTCCCAGAACACTGTAAGCTGTGTTTCAGTGCACTTCACAAGGCTATCGGTGTATTTACTAATAGTCTGAGCAACAACCAGCCACCTGAAGTCTTCATATCCCACAGCAAATTGATCATTATGGTGGGACAAAAGCTAGTGGATTCTCTCTGCCAGGAAACTCAAGAAAGAGATGCTCGGAACGACAttctccacagcagcagccgGTTTTGCAGCCTCTTGAAGAATCTCGCTGTCGCCACCAAAAATGCTGCAATACAATATCCAAACACAGGTGCCATGAGGGAACTTCAGGATCAAACCGAGGAGCTGTCGAAGTACACACAGCAGTTTAGAGCAATGATGGAATGA